From Nicotiana tabacum cultivar K326 chromosome 22, ASM71507v2, whole genome shotgun sequence, one genomic window encodes:
- the LOC107828535 gene encoding B3 domain-containing transcription factor VRN1 isoform X1: MVTSIEQVTIPDHLPEFFKIYHPQICNPQLRIPPAFLKFFNGDIPANSMLQDLAGRSWKVVVEKNDNDFFFMGGWPDFVRDNNLKFGEFLTFSYVGNSNFYVKIYGINGSLKRDVTAIKEPELHPLDEEIVQEIGTAAPPADQALNGSGDLVVYAPSFDIVIKPSYIRKKRLNVQAAFGNRYLNRGQGQNFEAALQTDRGSWPVSVHNSDRLILQTGFGEFIASNALREGDVCQFMLIDEEKFMLEVSIRRQLK, encoded by the exons ATGGTGACATCAATTGAGCAAGTGACTATCCCAGATCATCTCCCTGAGTTCTTTAAGATTTATCACCCTCAAATATGCAACCCCCAACTG AGAATTCCACCGGCCTTTCTCAAGTTTTTCAATGGAGATATTCCCGCAAACTCTATGCTTCAAGATCTTGCAGGGAGATCTTGGAAGGTTGTTGTGGAAAAGAATGACAATGATTTCTTTTTCATGGGAGGTTGGCCAGACTTTGTGCGGGACAATAATTTGAAATTTGGAGAATTTTTAACCTTTTCCTATGTTGGAAATTCAAACTTTTACGTTAAAATATATGGGATAAATGGCAGCTTAAAGCGGGACGTAACTGCCATCAAAGAGCCTGAGCTGCATCCATTGGACGAAGAAATTGTGCAGG AGATAGGTACGGCAGCTCCGCCAGCTGATCAAGCACTTAATGGATCAGGAGACTTGGTTGTTTATGCCCCTTCATTCGACATTGTCATCAAGCCATCTTATATCCGAAAAAAGCGTTTG AATGTACAAGCTGCTTTTGGCAATAGATACTTGAACAGGGGGCAAGGACAAAACTTTGAGGCTGCTCTTCAAACTGATAGAGGTAGCTGGCCGGTTTCAGTTCACAATTCTGATAGACTTATACTTCAGACAGGGTTCGGAGAATTTATAGCCAGTAATGCTTTGCGTGAAGGAGATGTTTGCCAATTTATGCTGATCGATGAGGAGAAGTTCATGCTGGAAGTTAGCATTAGAAGACAACTCAAGTAA
- the LOC107828535 gene encoding B3 domain-containing protein REM19 isoform X2, producing the protein MLQDLAGRSWKVVVEKNDNDFFFMGGWPDFVRDNNLKFGEFLTFSYVGNSNFYVKIYGINGSLKRDVTAIKEPELHPLDEEIVQEIGTAAPPADQALNGSGDLVVYAPSFDIVIKPSYIRKKRLNVQAAFGNRYLNRGQGQNFEAALQTDRGSWPVSVHNSDRLILQTGFGEFIASNALREGDVCQFMLIDEEKFMLEVSIRRQLK; encoded by the exons ATGCTTCAAGATCTTGCAGGGAGATCTTGGAAGGTTGTTGTGGAAAAGAATGACAATGATTTCTTTTTCATGGGAGGTTGGCCAGACTTTGTGCGGGACAATAATTTGAAATTTGGAGAATTTTTAACCTTTTCCTATGTTGGAAATTCAAACTTTTACGTTAAAATATATGGGATAAATGGCAGCTTAAAGCGGGACGTAACTGCCATCAAAGAGCCTGAGCTGCATCCATTGGACGAAGAAATTGTGCAGG AGATAGGTACGGCAGCTCCGCCAGCTGATCAAGCACTTAATGGATCAGGAGACTTGGTTGTTTATGCCCCTTCATTCGACATTGTCATCAAGCCATCTTATATCCGAAAAAAGCGTTTG AATGTACAAGCTGCTTTTGGCAATAGATACTTGAACAGGGGGCAAGGACAAAACTTTGAGGCTGCTCTTCAAACTGATAGAGGTAGCTGGCCGGTTTCAGTTCACAATTCTGATAGACTTATACTTCAGACAGGGTTCGGAGAATTTATAGCCAGTAATGCTTTGCGTGAAGGAGATGTTTGCCAATTTATGCTGATCGATGAGGAGAAGTTCATGCTGGAAGTTAGCATTAGAAGACAACTCAAGTAA